The Flaviramulus sp. BrNp1-15 genome includes the window TGGCGTTCTTTTTTTATCATTTTTTAAACTTAATTTAATAGTATTGCAATCTTAAATACATTTTCATGATTTCACGCAAAAATGCCTCCATTTCAAAATTTATAATACATAAAGTTGGTAATAAGTTTAATGATACCAAAAATGCTTTTTCAGAAAAACTAGTAGATTTTGACGAAGCCAGTTACGATTTAATGTTACCTTTTTTGTTAAGACCTTTTGGTAGTGTTGTACAAAGCTATCGTTTTAATCATCATGCTAATATTTCTTTAAATGAAATAAATAGTTATTCCAGTCAACTTTTTAATGATGAAGATGGCTTTATAGAAATATCTAAACATATAGTTACACATTTATACGAACAATCTAATTCAGCAAATATAAAAACAGGTGATGTATTAGTGGTTATGTTTGAAGGTATTGAATTTAGAGATATGACAACTAATGCAATCGGTATTTTTAAAATTGAAAATAAAGTAAATTTCTTTCAAACCTATTTAGAAAACAACAATTACGATGTGTTAGTACAAAAAGGTATTAACTCTAAAAAAGTAGATAAAGGCTGCTTAATTTTAAACCAAAGTGATGGTGAAGGCAATATTATTTTAAGTGTAGACAATAATAACTACGATGCACAATATTGGATTAATCATTTTTTAAATATTAAATATGCCGATGATGCCAACAACCACACACAGCAGTACATAGAACTTTGTAAAGACTTTTCTACCGAAGTTTTAAAAACCAGTTACGGTGCACAAGAGCAAAATACCTTTTTAGCAAAAACTATAGACTTTTTTAAGGAAAATGAAGTTGTAAATGTTGAGCGTTTTAAGGAAGAACTTTTTGAAGACGAGAAACAAATTAGAGAGTTTGAAAATTACAAAAAGG containing:
- a CDS encoding nucleoid-associated protein; its protein translation is MISRKNASISKFIIHKVGNKFNDTKNAFSEKLVDFDEASYDLMLPFLLRPFGSVVQSYRFNHHANISLNEINSYSSQLFNDEDGFIEISKHIVTHLYEQSNSANIKTGDVLVVMFEGIEFRDMTTNAIGIFKIENKVNFFQTYLENNNYDVLVQKGINSKKVDKGCLILNQSDGEGNIILSVDNNNYDAQYWINHFLNIKYADDANNHTQQYIELCKDFSTEVLKTSYGAQEQNTFLAKTIDFFKENEVVNVERFKEELFEDEKQIREFENYKKEFEGEQNLVLRNQFDVAEAVVNKEKKKIKTDIKLDTNIQIKLDIDAPDASAEYLERGYDDEKKMHYYKVFFNAEN